One Hymenobacter volaticus DNA window includes the following coding sequences:
- a CDS encoding DUF4134 domain-containing protein, with amino-acid sequence MFNKRQPLKSQSKKILITALLALAAVATANAQGGLGAGTTGIEQATTAITDYFDPATLLIYAIAAIVGLVGAIKVFSKWNSGDQDTQKSAMSWFGSCIFLVVVSTILRAFFL; translated from the coding sequence ATGTTCAACAAACGCCAACCCCTCAAATCCCAAAGCAAGAAGATCCTCATCACCGCGCTGCTCGCACTTGCCGCTGTTGCCACGGCTAACGCACAGGGTGGCCTCGGCGCCGGCACCACGGGCATCGAACAGGCTACAACTGCCATCACGGATTACTTTGATCCAGCTACGCTGCTCATCTATGCCATCGCCGCCATCGTCGGCCTAGTAGGCGCCATCAAGGTGTTCAGCAAGTGGAACTCGGGCGACCAGGACACGCAGAAGTCGGCCATGAGCTGGTTTGGCTCTTGCATCTTCCTGGTTGTAGTGTCGACCATCCTGCGCGCGTTCTTCCTCTAA
- a CDS encoding DUF3408 domain-containing protein, whose protein sequence is MISNNDDELVDVLQTASRRRHPGGGIAAPEQPATEPVPTESIAFSAPTPPTEESSPMELPDAALAELPAQLSIDPKPAQVTDKPMARVANDYARHLLKSARGKKGKSIQLDEENHSALTHIAATMGGVTIADLLHNIVRLHFQQYGPAIQQMLKEKEALNKKKKLPFQRP, encoded by the coding sequence ATGATCTCCAACAACGATGACGAACTAGTTGATGTGCTGCAGACCGCCAGCAGAAGAAGACACCCTGGTGGTGGCATTGCTGCTCCTGAGCAACCCGCGACGGAACCTGTACCAACCGAATCAATAGCCTTTTCTGCACCTACTCCCCCTACAGAAGAGAGTTCCCCAATGGAGCTTCCTGACGCTGCTCTAGCTGAGTTACCAGCTCAGCTGAGCATTGACCCAAAACCAGCGCAAGTAACTGACAAGCCAATGGCCCGCGTAGCCAATGACTATGCTCGTCACCTGCTTAAGTCCGCCCGCGGTAAGAAAGGCAAAAGCATCCAGTTGGATGAAGAGAACCACAGTGCCTTAACGCATATCGCCGCTACCATGGGCGGCGTTACGATCGCCGACTTACTGCATAACATTGTTCGCCTTCATTTTCAGCAGTACGGGCCAGCCATTCAGCAGATGCTGAAAGAAAAGGAAGCCCTGAATAAAAAGAAAAAGCTGCCGTTTCAGCGGCCTTAG
- a CDS encoding ParA family protein: MSQTKYLSISSQKGGVGKSTITTLIASYLHFTMPLKVAVVDCDYPQWTIENFRQDDLALLKKMPEKMAEFKALGKKAYAIIKCQVKDARQQLEDLEGAADLVLVDTPGTLNIAGLPELWRQLDYIFIPIEPDAATINSTLAYTDVLRHYTNKPDSSLQGFYCFWNKFVKNEKQTFFNQTEKIFQEEGVTLLGSRLEQSVAYRKSEVRSTMAPMRKEFYHLGIKSLLEEIQAIVFPVKEAASVAEKA, from the coding sequence ATGAGTCAGACGAAGTACCTCTCGATTTCTTCGCAGAAAGGAGGCGTGGGCAAATCAACTATTACTACGCTGATTGCCTCCTACCTTCACTTCACTATGCCGCTCAAGGTAGCCGTCGTGGATTGTGATTATCCGCAGTGGACAATTGAAAACTTTCGGCAGGACGATTTGGCGCTCTTAAAAAAGATGCCCGAGAAGATGGCCGAATTTAAAGCACTTGGCAAGAAGGCCTATGCCATTATTAAGTGCCAAGTGAAAGACGCGCGTCAGCAGCTCGAAGACTTGGAAGGAGCAGCTGATTTGGTATTAGTAGACACGCCGGGTACGCTCAACATTGCTGGCCTGCCCGAATTGTGGCGCCAGCTGGATTACATCTTTATTCCCATTGAACCCGACGCGGCGACCATCAACTCCACCTTGGCTTACACGGATGTACTACGTCATTATACCAACAAGCCAGACAGCAGTCTGCAAGGGTTCTACTGCTTCTGGAACAAGTTCGTCAAGAACGAAAAGCAAACCTTCTTCAACCAAACTGAAAAGATATTTCAGGAGGAGGGCGTCACTCTGCTAGGCTCTCGCCTGGAACAAAGCGTCGCGTATCGCAAATCCGAAGTGCGCTCAACGATGGCGCCCATGCGCAAGGAGTTTTATCATTTGGGAATTAAGAGCCTGCTAGAGGAAATACAAGCCATTGTCTTTCCAGTTAAGGAGGCCGCTTCCGTAGCGGAAAAGGCCTGA
- a CDS encoding plasmid mobilization protein: MLKADVTRRQDGRAAATQISPPSEAKATKEQHINLRITSTEKALIKAKADKAGLTTGEYIRRAALGKRVVEKVPNELRRQISTAGNNLHQLTRLANAGKLNGLSVELLKDLATRLLETLK; the protein is encoded by the coding sequence TTGCTAAAAGCAGACGTAACCAGGCGCCAAGATGGAAGAGCAGCAGCGACCCAAATCAGCCCCCCAAGCGAGGCAAAAGCAACCAAAGAGCAGCATATCAATCTGCGAATTACCAGCACCGAGAAGGCCTTAATTAAGGCGAAAGCCGATAAGGCTGGCCTAACAACCGGCGAATATATTCGGCGGGCTGCGCTCGGAAAAAGGGTGGTAGAAAAGGTGCCTAATGAACTGCGGCGGCAGATCAGCACGGCAGGCAACAACCTCCATCAGCTGACTCGCCTGGCTAACGCAGGCAAGCTTAATGGGCTGAGCGTAGAGTTGCTGAAGGACTTGGCCACCCGCTTACTGGAGACGCTGAAATGA
- a CDS encoding relaxase/mobilization nuclease domain-containing protein, producing MIAKTVTGADFTGALAYGAGLRSDRANKQSELLSLANIGSHDPHGIAAEMRAVAEMSSRIQLPVWHTILSWAPGEVVDREQKLKAAALYCELMGASLERHQVAVYEHQDKQHPHLHIYINRVPMDGGPALRSDQNYVRNVLATRQIRQQLGMAPLPERQQKTKDLDPNKEVARGHVRNVLAAALQDEHIRSLDQLVAHLQKQAIETHLKQDGKGVLVGTSFRYAASSVKGTEVGIKAKQLRDHFRPLRSEAQRTQDLLRPGEVVSQRSFASATLGNEFDDINGLLMDDAERNENENRRRRRPRL from the coding sequence ATGATTGCCAAGACCGTTACCGGCGCTGATTTTACGGGGGCTTTGGCGTATGGTGCGGGTCTGCGCTCTGACCGCGCCAATAAGCAATCGGAATTATTGAGCTTGGCCAATATTGGCAGCCATGACCCGCACGGCATTGCCGCTGAAATGCGGGCGGTGGCCGAGATGAGCAGTCGGATACAGTTGCCGGTGTGGCATACTATTTTGTCGTGGGCCCCAGGGGAGGTGGTCGACCGAGAGCAAAAGCTAAAGGCGGCGGCGCTTTACTGTGAGCTGATGGGCGCTAGTCTGGAGCGCCACCAAGTGGCCGTATACGAGCACCAGGACAAGCAGCATCCCCATCTTCATATCTACATCAACCGCGTGCCGATGGATGGCGGGCCGGCGCTGCGTAGTGATCAAAACTATGTGCGCAACGTGCTGGCCACGCGCCAGATTCGCCAGCAGCTGGGCATGGCCCCCTTGCCCGAACGGCAGCAGAAAACCAAGGACCTTGATCCAAACAAAGAAGTAGCCCGCGGCCACGTACGGAACGTACTCGCCGCCGCGCTCCAAGACGAGCATATTCGATCCCTTGACCAGCTGGTAGCTCACCTGCAGAAGCAGGCGATTGAAACCCACCTCAAACAGGATGGCAAAGGCGTGCTTGTAGGCACCAGCTTTCGCTATGCGGCCAGCAGTGTCAAGGGCACGGAGGTAGGCATAAAAGCCAAGCAGTTACGGGACCACTTCCGACCCTTGAGATCCGAGGCTCAACGCACACAGGATCTACTCAGGCCAGGGGAAGTTGTCAGCCAACGCAGTTTTGCGTCGGCCACTCTTGGCAATGAATTCGACGACATTAATGGCTTGCTTATGGACGATGCGGAGCGAAACGAGAACGAGAACCGCCGCCGGCGGCGCCCCCGGCTCTGA
- the mobC gene encoding conjugal transfer protein MobC, translated as MEDERGLKKIMDFMRLISIFLLLLHVYYYCYGFFTEQHLTAAWSGRLLTRFTSKTALFYAPYVTKVAALVFLALSCLGTRGKPKEGQTWTPIVVGLLLGVTLFFGSALLLDLPYQLTVVTALYAGTVGVGFLLLLRAGNSISRLLKVNLMSDIFNLENETFPQEERKMENEFSVNLPTTYQLKGKQRRGWVNIVNPFRATVVYGTPGSGKSYAVINQFIKQHLAKGFAMYVYDFKFPDLSRIAYNELLKHQDQYQNPVRFYVINFDDPRKSHRCNPLLPSMMTDIMDAYEASATIMLNLNKKWIEKQGEFFVESPINFVAAIIWFLKLYQGGRYCTFPHVIEFLGREYKEMFPILASYPEIENYVRPFISAFEGKAMEQLEGQIASARIPLSRLASPQLYWVMSGNDFTLDLNNPAQPKVLCVANNPERKGVYGAALGLYNARILKLINQKGKLKSSVIIDELPTIYLKGLDDLIATARSNQVSTCLGIQTKAQLDRDYGKAESTAIQEVIGNLISGQVTGESAEMLSKRFGRILQRRQSVSVNSRDTSTSLSTQLDSMIPASKISSLTQGTFVGAVADNFGEEIQQKVFHARIVVDATQTTCEQQAYQDIPEMANFTDSNTGQDRTDEIIKANYRRIKEEIGNIVDCELQRLSQTTDRKFQRPHTPTSSYP; from the coding sequence ATGGAAGACGAAAGAGGCCTTAAGAAGATCATGGACTTCATGCGCCTGATCAGCATTTTCCTCCTGCTGCTACACGTGTACTACTACTGCTACGGCTTCTTTACCGAGCAACATTTGACGGCGGCTTGGTCGGGAAGACTGTTGACGCGATTCACCTCCAAAACGGCTCTCTTTTATGCTCCCTACGTCACGAAGGTGGCAGCACTGGTATTCCTAGCACTTTCGTGCTTGGGTACGCGTGGCAAGCCTAAAGAAGGCCAAACGTGGACGCCTATTGTGGTGGGCTTATTGTTAGGGGTAACACTGTTCTTTGGGAGCGCCCTGCTCCTAGATCTACCCTACCAGCTGACCGTAGTCACGGCCTTGTATGCCGGTACGGTGGGCGTAGGTTTCCTGCTGCTGCTTAGGGCGGGCAACTCGATTAGCCGGCTGCTGAAGGTGAACTTGATGAGCGACATTTTCAACCTGGAGAATGAGACCTTCCCGCAGGAGGAGCGGAAGATGGAAAACGAGTTCTCCGTGAATCTGCCCACCACTTACCAGCTTAAAGGCAAGCAGCGCCGGGGCTGGGTCAACATTGTGAATCCGTTCCGCGCCACGGTGGTGTATGGCACGCCGGGCTCGGGCAAATCGTATGCCGTGATCAACCAGTTCATCAAGCAGCACCTGGCCAAAGGCTTTGCCATGTACGTCTACGACTTTAAGTTTCCCGACCTGAGTCGCATTGCCTACAACGAGCTGTTGAAGCATCAGGACCAGTACCAGAACCCGGTGCGCTTTTACGTCATCAACTTCGATGACCCTCGCAAAAGCCACCGCTGCAATCCGCTGCTGCCCTCCATGATGACCGATATTATGGACGCCTACGAGGCCTCGGCTACCATCATGCTTAATCTCAACAAAAAGTGGATCGAGAAGCAGGGAGAATTCTTTGTCGAGTCGCCCATCAATTTTGTAGCGGCCATTATCTGGTTTTTAAAGCTCTACCAGGGTGGCCGCTACTGCACCTTTCCCCACGTCATTGAATTTCTGGGGCGCGAGTACAAGGAGATGTTCCCCATCCTGGCCTCGTACCCCGAGATCGAGAACTACGTACGGCCTTTTATTTCGGCCTTCGAAGGTAAAGCGATGGAACAGTTGGAAGGGCAAATTGCCAGCGCGCGCATTCCCCTTTCCCGCCTGGCTTCCCCGCAGCTCTATTGGGTGATGAGCGGCAACGACTTCACGCTCGATTTAAACAACCCTGCCCAGCCCAAGGTGCTGTGCGTGGCCAACAACCCCGAGCGCAAAGGCGTTTACGGGGCCGCCTTAGGGCTTTACAACGCTCGTATTCTCAAGTTGATCAACCAAAAAGGCAAGCTTAAATCCTCGGTGATCATCGACGAGTTGCCCACCATTTATCTGAAAGGGCTCGATGATCTGATTGCCACCGCCCGCAGCAACCAGGTATCCACCTGCCTCGGCATTCAAACCAAAGCCCAGTTGGATCGTGATTACGGCAAAGCTGAGTCCACCGCCATTCAGGAAGTGATTGGCAACCTCATCTCGGGGCAGGTCACGGGCGAGAGTGCCGAGATGCTAAGCAAACGCTTCGGCCGCATTCTGCAGCGGCGGCAGTCGGTCAGCGTCAACAGCCGCGACACGAGCACCAGTCTGTCCACCCAGCTGGATAGTATGATACCGGCCAGTAAAATTTCGAGTCTAACGCAAGGCACGTTCGTGGGCGCGGTGGCCGACAACTTCGGGGAGGAAATCCAACAAAAGGTATTCCACGCGCGAATCGTGGTGGATGCAACCCAAACCACGTGTGAGCAGCAAGCTTACCAGGACATCCCAGAGATGGCCAATTTCACGGACTCAAACACCGGCCAAGACCGCACGGACGAGATTATTAAAGCCAACTACCGCAGAATTAAGGAGGAAATTGGGAATATTGTGGACTGCGAATTGCAACGGCTCTCGCAAACCACCGACCGGAAGTTCCAACGCCCACACACACCTACCTCCAGTTACCCTTAA